The following DNA comes from Carassius auratus strain Wakin unplaced genomic scaffold, ASM336829v1 scaf_tig00012979, whole genome shotgun sequence.
accgggcgtgctagtgcatgccagggcCACTCGTGTTCCACTGTCaattccggggcttgatcgtgcctcgataaataaataaataaaaatatatttctgtgtgattaattttgagtcctgataaatgaTCTATGATCAATGTTTCAcgtattctatagtaaaacatagatgcttttgaatttaaatatttaacaaagcatgcaaacaaatggctGCTTTTAtgatgttcgttttgtgatcgcgctagtttccagtgacttatttcttagttttctgataacttctctttgttggtgaaattatgAGGTTGCACAACTTGACCTTTATTGGCCCGTcacaaaactaaaaacttttttgcgatatttatgataaaatgtgatttaaaaaggcTGTTTACCATCACATATAGTATATGCGTTTATCAAATGTGTAATGTGTTCTGTTTCACATAGTAGTTCATAAAATGGTAGGCAGCATAAAGCATATAATTCTACTACACTATTCTGAACACAGCCAGAATTGTCTTTCGCATACTACTTTTTTGTTATAGTTTACTCTTAGTTCCACAACACTGTGAGAAGTTCAGCTTTCTGTGTGGAACAAATTTAAACCAAGACATCCCAACTtcaatgaaaacaacaaaatggaGGCCAcacccagaaataaaaaaaattaaattatgcaaCAATGGGGCGCAGGAAGGGGACAAACAACTGATGATGCTGTACAAAGCGACACATATAATAGACATACGGAACtcaaatacacatttacagacAAAACAATAAGACAATAAACAAGTGGAGAGAGCTTTTTGGGGTTAGTTAGCTCTGGCACACTACTGCACTTACCAGCAGCTTGGACAGCTAGAAACAGACAATGGGAACACAGACagaatttcagtttaatttcctATATAATAAAACACTTGGGGTTGAGGCGGGGATAATAtgagaaacacattttaatttgcaCCGGAATATATCaggtattaaatatatttacaagatTAAACTTAGGTGGGATATTCACCTTAATAGCATGTTTGAAAAAATATGCACTTATCTGTCCAGAGAGTGATACCTGAAATTTGATGTTACCTGGATATTGGTGGGGTCCTTGTAAGACTCGTCGGTCGCGGTTTGGAGTTTCTCACTGATCCATGCTTCGATCTcatccacatctctgctgaactgctGCAGAGTCTGGGACTCACCCAGCTTAGAGCGTTTCTCAATCATTTGAGCCTTGAGACGGCGCCACCTGGAGGTCAAAAGGACATACTGCTTTAACATAAATCACACATTTTGGACAGATTGACTCAGTGAGAGCAGTATCAAAATGAACCCCAACCTGTCTAAGACCTCATTACGGCGGTTAAAGATCTCGGGTTTGGGCATAGTGGTCAGCGCTAATAAGCTGGTCAGCAAAAGACTGCAGTGCTGCAATTTTCTCTTCCTGTGAGCACAGACAAATCAAATAATTCAAAATCAAATGAAGTTGAGCTTGACTGCATCATATCACAATGGCGCTTGCTGACCTGCACATTGATAGCCTTATCAAAGtcttcatgtttcttgatgaGAGCCTCCACGCTGTCCAGGGAATCCCCCTTGTCATCGCTGGCCAAGAAGGCCTCGCGAGCTGCCATCCAGTTCTCAGCCTGCTCACAGTCACGGTTGAATAGCTGCGGGAGACAAAGAAAATAAGATATTTACCATCTTCAAGTGTCCAAGTTTTGTGTATAAATTGTAAACATGGTCCTTGCTAACCTGAAGCTCCAGGCACTGGTCCAGCATCATCCTGCGCTGGACCCAGGCCTTCTCCAGGTCAGCACGTTCCTGTTCAAGAGCCTCCAGCTTCTGTTGGATTTCAGGGCTGGCGTAGTGGCCACGGGCAAGCAGCTGCTGTCCAAATTGCTCAAATGCCTGGAACGTGCCTGCACGAGCATCAATCTCAGTGCGATGTTCCTACAGAATGTAAATATGTGAGCGTTTAACATATATTCATGGGATAAACAGGGTTTTgctaaatattaacaaaagaaaCTCATCTTATAAACAGCAACTGTAACAAAGTACATATCATAGGTGTTTTTAAGTACCTGATGTCTCTCCAACAGGGCTTCAGCTCCAGTGACGTCCTTGGCCATCTCATCTGAAGACACCAGCCCTCTGATTCCATTGATCCAAGACATGAGATCTCTGGGAGAGAGAAGCACAGATTTGtttagtctgttcattattaCTGCTCTGATGTCATAAGGCCAGGACACACCAAGCTGGCTTCAAAGAACTAGAGGCGAGGAAAGCCAATTGGTGTTCTCATCTCGTGCAGACTGTCACTGACGTGAGAATGCCGAGAGCCGACGTGTGGAACACACCAAAAAAAGTAACCCCACAGATTATCACCAACGGCCTATACAGTTTCTCCAAGttgtttgttttgcatattttaaactcTCTTTCCATCCCTctctttttcctcttcctcacctgTAGTCACTAAGGAAGCGCTGCAGGTCGTGAGAGTTGCCCAATTTTTCTTTGCGTTGGTCAGCACGACCCACCAGGCTGCTCCAGGCTGTGTTCAACTCGGTGCACTTCTCTTGGATGTCGTCCACAGCCTCAGGATGAGATTGAATCAGACGCTCTGCAGTCTCACCAAGAGAGTTCACCTGCCCCAGGGAGAAAATTATATATCATGACAACTCTAACAATAACTTGATATGAcagaattaatgtttttgttatttgcgAACTAGATCTGATACAGCTGCTACACCAGTGCAAGCACGCTTGACATGCTGCTGCTGCAGCTTGAACACATAAATCTTGTAGCAGACTtagacaggtggtgctgggggAGGTGGTGGGTTGCTTGTTGCAGAACCAATTTGCAGCGTACACTGTACCAGACTATTTCAATGTTGAACAAGTAAGCTCATGGCTGCAGAATCAGCAGAGAATAATCAGCTTGTGCAGTGTAGTATATAATGTGATCAGTAGCAGCTTGCATCTAAAGAACCTATCAGACAGTGCCATATAGAGTTTCATGACTGAACTAGATATTTAGTTAATGTTCTGTTAGGAATGAACCACACCAATAATGGTTAACATTTTACCTTGTCTCCTAGAGCGGCCAGATCTCTCTCAAAGCCTTCGTGCTTACGCTGCAGAGCCTGCACGCTGGCGAGATCATGGCCGTAGTTATCAGTGTTCAGGGCTTGGTTCTTCTCTTCAATCCATTCCTTAGTCTCATCTGCATCCCTGTAAATCACACACTGAGCTAAATTCCTCTGCACTTCATGGGGCTCACATCATACAAATATAACATGAACAAAACAGGATGTATGACAAATAATTTTGATGTTAATCAGTGGCGTATATATGTACCTGTGGAACCTCTGCACCTCATGAGCACTACCCAGCATGTTGCTTCTGTCTTCAGCCAGCTGCTGTAAGGACCTCCAGCGGTTGTTCAGCTCCTACACACGAACATAAACCCATTAGCAGCTAATCAAAGGTCAGATTATAGGTCCAGTTAAAACAATGATTGGATCTGAGACAGCGGATTTGACTCCCTGAGGTTacgtcttaaaataaaataaattaactgatgAGAAACAAAAAGTTGTTTCTCTGACATtcagaaatatgaaatttaacAGCCAACCCACTATCCAAAGCACCACATAAATGGCTCTATATCCTTTGCACCATATTTGCTCTTCATATCAGTAGCAAAAGTGACAGTATGGGTGAGTGGCATAAACAGAAAGGCTACAACATTAAAGTGCATAGGATGAGTGATGACAGTTAGCAAATATGGAAAACTTGGGTGGGTGCATTAGCCACAAACTGAAAAAGTAGCGTTAATGTATTCTAGAATGGTTGTTTTACCTCCACCAAAACATATGGTGTGAAGAAATAAAGGAGTTATTTCAAATAGTCAACAAAGACACATGAATGGAAACAAAGGGAGAAGGATGCAAATGCACAGTTGATGGTTCAGTAAAAGGACGTAGGGAACAAGAAACCATGGTAAGAGTACAAGACCACCATGATGAGTTAGTCCTCCAGGTACATGGGGCACAATGCAGGATTTAGCGGGATCGTTGAGAAAAGGTTTAAAGACTTAAACTAAGAACCTAGAATCTTACCTTAATAGTATTAAAGTTGGCAGTTGTTTGAACAGCCAAGCGAACAGACTACATTgagtaaaaaatgtgtaaaaaaacagagagagggcAGGAAAAACACACCAGTCAAGAAAGTGTCACAAAAGGAGTTACAAGAACCAGACTGTTCTTGTCTTTCTGTAACCACAGTATCCAAAATCCTCTGTGGATGACATACAGGCCAAACAAGACCCTACATAAAAACTAAACAAGCATCAATTTCAGTGACCCAAGATTAGAATAGATGATATAGATTACATTTAAAGAATTTCAAATTCAGCATTATGCTATATTACCTTCCATGGAGATGCACCTTTGGAATCTGGTTCATCCTgtgaaatatatacaataaatagaataattttacataataataataataataataataataataataataataaacactgtatgatattcatgtgtttttttcATGCAGACAACACAACTGTTGTAGAGACAAGATGAATGGTACAATAATGACCTTGCCAGGAGCTGAGCCCAGCATCTCTAGTTGCTGAAGGCAGGATGAAGGGGTGATGTGAAGGAATGAAGGGTCACAAGGAGAAAAGGGAAAAATAAGTAAGATTACCAAATCTACAAAGCTCATGAATTCAGGTATATAAATAAGagtacataaaaacataaacataaaatcgATGAGTGGAATGACTCAAAATATAGAAACAATCATGATGTACACTACCATCAAAAAGTTTGAGCTTggttatagtttttttgttttagaaagaAGGCTAGTATGCTTACCAAAGCTACACTTACATgaacaaatatacagtaaaaacattaatattgttaaatattacaaattaaaataactgttttcatttccttcagaaatcattctaatatgctgatttggtgctcaagaaattcttactattatcagtgttgtaaACAGTTaattagcctaatattttttttttgaaaactgcaaattttttaggattctttgataaatagaaagttcaaaagaacagtaattatttgaaatcgaaatctttcctaacattataaatgtctttacaatcacttttgttcaatttaatgaacgggagcaaagaaaaaaaaaaaacttttcaaaggCAATATCccataattcctcaaataaaaactggTAGTCAAATAAACGCTGGGCGtcttatagtggccgggggcgTGGTCAACATGGACAATTAAAGGCCGGTCTTAAACAAAGACTGGGGGAAAATTTGTGTGGATAATCAGCAGTcagataacgaacgtacacgcccactgccgGAGCCGGAGCCGGTtctcgttctcaagtcaagaaccggttgcatcggtttttggatcaacagtacactgaaccgagaactgtttctgtcagacgcgtctggtttgagaaccgaggagctgatgatactgtgagCATGCGTAATTCAACGTGAAGCAGTCTGACACACAGCGCGTCTTTTAaggattgattctgaactgattctgtgctaacgTTATGATCTCGGTCCTGGAATAATAttgcttttaatataaaactgttcATATACGGATTATTTATCAaaaagatggaattagaaataaaggcatgtctctaataaaagcctgcttcaaataaaagcctgttaccttctgcagttcaggtaaataaaggccccggtttttatttgaggaattacggtatgtttaatcaaattcactgtatttaaagtgtttttagtCAAACCTGGGCCTGCACAACAGGAGCCTCTTCAGCCATAAGTCCTTCAGACTCCAGCTCAGATGCCACCTTGTTTATATCCCTCAGCCGAGACTCATTTGCTTTCAGATCctagtaaacaataaaaaacaagttTAGAATCAGTGAACACGTATTAGTTAACATAAGTTTCCAGTGATAAATGAGTCATAAAGGTTTAGGAAAAACATACTTTCTGGAAGTCATCAAACTTCTTCTGCAGCACTTCCACTTGCTCCAGATCAGAGCCGACCTCCTCATTAGTAAGCGCTGACTCTTTCTCATTGATCCACTGCTGCAGCTCGTTCGCCTCACGGAAAAGCATGAACTTCTTGCAGCTCTTCTCCAGCATGTCCTTCCTCTTCTCTCCCAACTCTTGCAGTGTACCATACCTAAAGAGAGAGGTCAGAGCCTTTCAATGCTGTGACTGAAACATCTCCTTCTAGGAGAGGAAATGGGAAATGGAAACATGGAAAGGGTTTCACAGCTAATGGCAAGAAATCGGTAAAGCGACCGAAAATGCAGAGAGAAACATCTAGATAccaattctacaaaaaaaaaataaaaatactctgAATGACAACATCCTCAGAAGACATGTAAAAATCTATTCCTTGATGGaatagaagaggaagaagaatgaGACAATGATCTGAtggacagacagaatgacagaagaCCTTAAGCATGAGAGAAAACAGCACAATAAAAGAGGGGAATGTGGATGAACACAGTTCCTACTCACAGTTCCTCCACCTGCTTCATGCGCACAGACACGCTGCACACCTCCTTGGTGACCACAGTCCTGCCACAGGGCAGGGCAAGAAGACACATGCAAGCATTTAAATTAAGatagaaaagaaaggaaaaaaagaggaGTAATGAGGGGTCAGAAACACTATTAAGAGTTAGTTTTTATAAGATGCCTTATTTGAGCTGCAGGAAGAATAAAGATGCAAAGATCTTAAGAGGCTTTGTGATAAAAGGAAATGATTTTGTTAGAATGTAAGTTGCAAGGttgaaaaaattacaaataaaattttcACATTCGGGCCATCAATCaattaaaattatgaattaatatttctTCATATCTTTTGTGGAAACAGTGGTTCTATTTTTTCAGGAAACatttttctttgatgaacaaatgttcaaaagaacagatgtgatttttttttgtaacattataaatgtatttacggtCACTTTCAATCAACtgaatgaatccttgctgaatagaaataaaaaattattttccttctgacctcaaacttttgagaAATTGATAGCCCGAATGCATATTAAACAAAGTAGGAATTCTGCCCACAATCATTTGATTAGAAAACCAAAGGCAGAATGACTCTTACTGATTCTCAATCTGTTCCTGTCGCAGAGCAATGCTGCCCTGTTCGTTCAGCAGATTCTCACGAGAGGAAGATTGAGTCGGGTCCAACTTCTTCACGTACGCTGCGGGAACAAAGCCCTGCCTGTCGTTCACTTCCACTTTCCACCAGTCCTGAAACAAGATATATTTCTTTCATGAGTCCAAGCGTTCATCTGGATTCAAACTGGCATGCTAAGTGACACATGTAGTGTGCCCTATTAATCACCTTGTTGGTGCTGTTGAGCAGAGTCAGGATGTCGCCCTTCTTCATGGTGACCTCACGTGGACTCTTCTCCTGGTAATCGTACAAAGCAAGCACCAGCTCCTTGCCAGTCTCATCATCAGTGGGGGCCACTTGTTGCTGTTGATTTAAATCAGTGAAAAAGGAACACATTTTCATTGCCATAACATTGAACAGAAGATTACATGTTATATTACTTTGGGCAATGCAGAAGTGTTATTATGTGATCTTACTCTGCAGGCCTCAGCTTGTTCTTTTAAGGCCTGGATGCTGCTGCCATATGCACTCAGATCAGACATCAGTGCCTCGTGCTTCTTCAGCAGAGCCTGCAAATAATAACACTAACATGTTAGAGCCATCTAGTTACTTTTTATACAAAACTGCAATTTAAGATGCCACAAAAGTACTTTAAACATCTTATGATGTATGAAGGATGCACGgatgaaaaaattaaacaaaaatttctAGCTCAAATATAAGTTTCTAACTTGTTTCATTCTAGATCCAGCCCTCCTCCTTGTTTACCTCTGCAGAATCTTCATCCTTGCCATAGTCAGTGCTTCCTACAATGGGCTCCTTCTCTCTCATCCAAGACTCAGCCTCATTGGCATCAGCAAAGTACTGCTGAGCCTGAAGGGAGTCCTCCAGATCCTGTCTACGCTGGGCAGCTTTTCCCTTCAGTCCATCCCAACGATTGTGCAGATCTTGCAATTTAGCTTTCACATCCTCCCCTGCAAAATGGCCTGGAAAGGGGAAAAATCTTTGAATAATAACTAAAAATGTTCTGAACCAATGCATAGTAGAAAGTCAGTCTCTTATGAAAGATTTAAATAGAATTAAGCTAGAATTAAATATACCCTCTTCAATCATGGCCTCCCCCTTCTGAGTAACAGCCTTGATTCGGGGTTCATGGCCAGAGATTTCAGCCTGAAGAGCCTGGTGTTTCTTCAGAAGGTTCTGGACTCCAATAAGGTCTTTTCCTGAAAGAGTAtgagaaaataattgttttaagaatataaatgtttaatagtaaTTTCAGATTTAATGTCATGTAATTTAAACCACACAAACCCCTGTTTGTAGAGGAAGCAATGGGTTCCTTCTCTCGAATCCATGTCTCCTCATCTTCTACATCCCTGAAAAGTTGCTGAAGGCGCAGAGAGTCTGACAGCTTTTGTTTGCGGGCGGCCATGGGCTCCTTTAGACCCTCGTAGCGTGCCACCAGAGCCTCTTGCTTTTTGCGGATGTTATCAGCATCAAAATGTCCAGCCTCCTGGAACTGCCTGGCCTGAATAGTAATGCCATCAATGCGGTCCTGTAAAAAGGTGAGAAACAAACTGTTAGTTAAGATGAGGAAAGCTAACAAACCTGCCAATTGCACAGAATCATACAAGAAACAGTGTAAATATCCAATATCCTTTACTCTGGATATCATTAAGACATTGTTACCTGGTGGGCAGCCACATCAGCCTCCAGCAGAGCATGCTTCTTCTGAAGGTTCTGGACGCTGGTCAGATCTTTGCCAAAGTCATCTGAGGCTAGGTGTCCCTCCACCTCATAAAGCCACAGCTCGATGTCCTCTACATTACGATTGAACTGCTGCTGCTGGTTCGCTTCACGCAACTTAATCCCTGAAAGAGTAATTTATGTGATATAACTGAAAATCTGCCTTCGGTTTCATAATTACCATTAATAAATCAGACCGTTTTAACTGCTGTCTCTTCCTGTCAAATAGGTAGTACTATCATGCTGTGCCTTTTTTTCACCTTTGAGTTCAGTTGCCTCTAGAAGTTTCTTCCACTGAGAGCTGACTTCTTCCATTCGGGTGGACACCTCGCTGGAGGCGTAGTGTTTCCCATCAACCAGCTCCTGGCCTGACTTCTGCAGTGCATCAATGCGACTCTGATTAGCAGAAAGCTCAGCTTCGAAGGCTTGGTGCTTCTGCACCTTCCCCTGCAGGTTGGATGGGTCCTGAAAGAGAAGGAATAAAGGGtgagaaaagaaggaaaaataaacaaatgattccaaatgtgcaaaataactgaaaaaaccTTGTAGGCCTCATCAGTGGCGGTCTTCATTTTCTCATTGATCCAGCTTTTGAGCTCATCAGAGTCCCGAAAGAACTGCTGCAGATGGAAAGAGTCCTCCAGGGCTGCACGGCGAAACTGAGCGCGCTCGTGAAGAGCATTGCGTCTGCTCAGCagctgaagtagaaaaaaaaggTGTTCAAGTCATAGTATTACCAGTGATACAGCACTTCTGTCAGCAATAAACTGAAGGGAGGAAAGTGCTTGCGAAGCTGCAGTGAAGGAAGTTTCAGGGTGCTCATCTCCACTTACTGCATCTCTGCGAGTGGCCACATCCTCCTTGGCGTAGTGATTATTCTGGATCAGTTTGGTGGCAAATTCATCCAGGGCCTGTATATTTCAGTGGAGAATTAAAAGGAAACTGAGTAAAATTTATAAAACTGATTATTTAAGCCTTGAATTTTACATCAGACTGTGTGATTTCTTACAGTGATCTTCTCTTCCTGGGCACTGAGGGATTTCTCAAAGTCTTCATGTTTCTTCAGAAGAGCTTCAACGCTATCCAGAGAGTCACCCAAATCTTCATTCAGCAGGAAAGCCTTTGAAAAAGACAGTTTGAAATGTCTAAAATTTTGCTCTCAGTTGTAAACAACATAAAAGTGTCCCACATTTAAGAGAAAGTCGTCACAATAAAAGAAGTCTAGATGAATTTTTACCTCTTGCTTGCTCATCCAGTTGTCGACCTGCTCAGTGTCTCTGTAAAAGAGCTGCAGGTCCATGCACTGCTCATACTGCTGCCTGCGTAGCTCCCACAGCTCCAGAAGAGACACTTTCTCTTCAGACAGGATGCCCAGCTACACCAACAAACACAAAATGAGGGTCATTCAGAAGATCACTTTAGAATTAAAAATGCATCAATGATGAGTTTAAAAATAGCCTACAAAAACACAGATCCAAGTTTAGACACACCTTTTCCTTGACTTCCTCAGAAGCATAATGTCCGGTGTTCAGCAGAGCCTGT
Coding sequences within:
- the LOC113073844 gene encoding LOW QUALITY PROTEIN: spectrin alpha chain, non-erythrocytic 1-like (The sequence of the model RefSeq protein was modified relative to this genomic sequence to represent the inferred CDS: deleted 1 base in 1 codon), which produces MSKFLKPKLKKMDISGVKVLESADDIQERRQQVLDRYRRFKELSVVRRQKLEDSYRFQFFRRDADELEKWIQEKLQIASDENYKDPSNLQGKLQKHQAFEAEVQANAGAIIKLDETGNLMISESHFASETIRTRLEELHRLWDLLLQKTKEKGVRLLQAQKLVQYLRECEDALDWISDKEAIATSEELGQDLEHVEVLQKKFEEFQTDLAAHEERVNEVNQAAGKLTQENHPEAELILKKQEEVNSAWQRLKGLAQQRQGKLFGAAEVQRFNRDVDETISWIKEKEQLMASDDFGRDLASVQALLRKHEGLERDLAALEDKVNTLGGEADRLQQTHPQNATQIHLKRDELITNWEQIRTLAAERHARLNDSYRLQRFTADFRDLTSWVTEMKALINADELANDVAGAEALLDRHQEHKGEIDAHEDSFKSTDEAGQALLNTGHYASEEVKEKLGILSEEKVSLLELWELRRQQYEQCMDLQLFYRDTEQVDNWMSKQEAFLLNEDLGDSLDSVEALLKKHEDFEKSLSAQEEKITALDEFATKLIQNNHYAKEDVATRRDALLSRRNALHERAQFRRAALEDSFHLQQFFRDSDELKSWINEKMKTATDEAYKDPSNLQGKVQKHQAFEAELSANQSRIDALQKSGQELVDGKHYASSEVSTRMEEVSSQWKKLLEATELKGIKLREANQQQQFNRNVEDIELWLYEVEGHLASDDFGKDLTSVQNLQKKHALLEADVAAHQDRIDGITIQARQFQEAGHFDADNIRKKQEALVARYEGLKEPMAARKQKLSDSLRLQQLFRDVEDEETWIREKEPIASSTNRGKDLIGVQNLLKKHQALQAEISGHEPRIKAVTQKGEAMIEEGHFAGEDVKAKLQDLHNRWDGLKGKAAQRRQDLEDSLQAQQYFADANEAESWMREKEPIVGSTDYGKDEDSAEALLKKHEALMSDLSAYGSSIQALKEQAEACRQQVAPTDDETGKELVLALYDYQEKSPREVTMKKGDILTLLNSTNKDWWKVEVNDRQGFVPAAYVKKLDPTQSSSRENLLNEQGSIALRQEQIENQTVVTKEVCSVSVRMKQVEELYGTLQELGEKRKDMLEKSCKKFMLFREANELQQWINEKESALTNEEVGSDLEQVEVLQKKFDDFQKDLKANESRLRDINKVASELESEGLMAEEAPVVQAQQLEMLGSAPGKDEPDSKGASPWKSVRLAVQTTANFNTIKELNNRWRSLQQLAEDRSNMLGSAHEVQRFHRDADETKEWIEEKNQALNTDNYGHDLASVQALQRKHEGFERDLAALGDKVNSLGETAERLIQSHPEAVDDIQEKCTELNTAWSSLVGRADQRKEKLGNSHDLQRFLSDYRDLMSWINGIRGLVSSDEMAKDVTGAEALLERHQEHRTEIDARAGTFQAFEQFGQQLLARGHYASPEIQQKLEALEQERADLEKAWVQRRMMLDQCLELQLFNRDCEQAENWMAAREAFLASDDKGDSLDSVEALIKKHEDFDKAINVQEEKIAALQSFADQLISADHYAKPEIFNRRNEVLDRWRRLKAQMIEKRSKLGESQTLQQFSRDVDEIEAWISEKLQTATDESYKDPTNIQLSKLLVSAVVCQS